From the Thermovirga lienii DSM 17291 genome, one window contains:
- a CDS encoding 4Fe-4S ferredoxin iron-sulfur binding domain protein (COGs: COG1600 Uncharacterized Fe-S protein~InterPro IPR017896: IPR017900~KEGG: mmh:Mmah_0049 4Fe-4S ferredoxin iron-sulfur binding domain protein~SPTR: Iron-sulfur cluster binding protein), with translation MDFFTELKERLLDSGAALVGFADLHDVTPYPELPYGVSIGYPLDPEVIKGIVNGPTPDYAKLYDHANQSLSRLGSMAEKMILSMGAKAKSLPPTVHEVPSDLRMPLPHKTVATRSGLGWIGKCALLVTEEYGSALRFTSILTDLEVPFGKPVVQSKCGDCKCCVKICPVSAPSGKNWNVALDREDFFDVWKCYERTKIEASKPDIGKLICGMCIVACPYTRKYIGG, from the coding sequence ATGGATTTCTTTACGGAACTCAAAGAACGCCTGCTGGATAGCGGAGCTGCTCTCGTGGGGTTCGCAGATCTGCATGATGTTACACCATATCCAGAACTCCCTTATGGTGTTTCCATCGGCTATCCGTTGGATCCGGAGGTCATAAAAGGGATCGTAAATGGTCCCACCCCTGATTACGCGAAACTCTACGATCACGCCAATCAGTCCTTGTCGCGTTTAGGCTCAATGGCGGAGAAAATGATACTCTCTATGGGCGCTAAAGCCAAAAGTTTACCTCCCACGGTACATGAGGTTCCCTCAGATTTGAGGATGCCCTTGCCTCACAAGACCGTGGCTACTAGAAGCGGCCTGGGGTGGATAGGTAAATGCGCCCTACTTGTTACCGAGGAGTATGGATCGGCTCTGCGCTTCACATCTATTTTAACTGACCTTGAGGTACCCTTCGGTAAGCCGGTAGTCCAATCCAAATGCGGTGACTGTAAATGCTGCGTCAAAATTTGTCCTGTCTCTGCTCCTTCAGGTAAAAATTGGAATGTAGCCCTCGATAGGGAGGATTTCTTCGATGTTTGGAAATGTTATGAGAGAACGAAAATAGAAGCCTCAAAACCCGACATAGGCAAGTTAATATGCGGAATGTGCATAGTTGCCTGTCCCTACACGAGAAAATATATAGGGGGGTGA
- a CDS encoding GTP-binding protein TypA (PFAM: Elongation factor Tu domain 2; Elongation factor G C-terminus; Elongation factor Tu GTP binding domain~TIGRFAM: GTP-binding protein TypA/BipA; small GTP-binding protein domain~COGs: COG1217 membrane GTPase involved in stress response~InterProIPR005225: IPR006298: IPR000795: IPR004161: IPR 000640: IPR013838~KEGG: tai:Taci_0603 GTP-binding protein TypA~PFAM: protein synthesis factor GTP-binding; elongation factor Tu domain 2 protein; elongation factor G domain-containing protein~SPTR: GTP-binding protein TypA/BipA;~TIGRFAM: GTP-binding protein TypA; small GTP-binding protein) — protein MRDISKIRNVAIIAHIDHGKTTLLDSVFKAAKLFRDNARVEERIMDNNALERERGITIRAKHCSVEWNDYLINIIDTPGHADFSGEVERIISMVDSALLLVDANEGPMPQTRYVLMRALKAGLKPIVVVNKVDRPNAAINEALNATFDLFLELGATEEQADFPVLYGSGLHGWFVRNLEDEPRGMDPLFETIIDFVPPPKGDLDKPFLMQATSITWNDYIGRVGCGRIVQGKIKKGDIIVRTSTAWTDKDKNQWDIINQERAKVTHLWLTKGFKLTEVEEASAGDVVWIAGPEDISIGDTLSFEENSQEPLSPLEIEEPTVSMFFLVNNGPFAGKEGRAVTLRQIKERLLQEARVNVALRVEDIGRPDGLKVSGRGELHLAILIEEMRREGMELCVSRPEVITKRDENGNLLEPMEQLIVDVPEEYQGVVIEKVSRRKGEFTSAHNLGTGLMRLEFNIPTRGLIGYRTEFLTDTRGLGIMSSRFIGYDLWRGEISGRNRGSMVSMDSGEATSYQLENLQQRGVLFISPMDKVYEGMVIGEHSRGNDLPCNPTKKKHVTNHRSSTKESTVVLDVPRKLTLDAALEWIAEDELVEVTPLSVRVRKSILNHEARKKAAKKAKNQESAA, from the coding sequence ATGAGAGACATATCGAAAATACGAAACGTTGCCATAATAGCCCACATAGACCACGGCAAGACCACGCTGCTTGATTCGGTCTTCAAGGCCGCAAAGCTCTTCCGGGATAACGCCAGGGTAGAAGAAAGAATAATGGACAACAATGCCCTAGAGAGGGAAAGGGGCATTACCATCCGGGCAAAACACTGTTCCGTCGAATGGAACGATTACCTGATCAACATAATTGACACGCCAGGACATGCCGACTTCTCCGGAGAAGTAGAGCGCATAATATCCATGGTGGACTCCGCCTTGCTCTTGGTAGACGCCAATGAAGGTCCGATGCCTCAAACAAGATACGTGCTAATGCGGGCCTTAAAGGCAGGACTTAAGCCCATAGTCGTGGTAAACAAAGTTGACCGCCCAAACGCCGCCATAAACGAGGCCCTGAACGCCACCTTCGACCTGTTCCTTGAGCTAGGGGCAACGGAGGAACAGGCGGACTTTCCGGTTCTGTACGGCTCAGGACTTCACGGTTGGTTCGTAAGAAACTTGGAAGACGAGCCCAGGGGAATGGATCCCCTGTTTGAAACCATAATAGATTTCGTACCTCCCCCAAAAGGAGATCTGGATAAACCCTTTCTCATGCAAGCCACGAGCATAACATGGAACGACTACATAGGCCGGGTAGGATGCGGCAGGATAGTCCAAGGAAAGATCAAAAAGGGCGACATTATAGTAAGAACAAGCACCGCCTGGACGGACAAGGATAAAAACCAATGGGATATAATAAACCAAGAGAGGGCAAAGGTCACTCACCTCTGGTTAACCAAAGGCTTCAAGCTCACGGAGGTAGAGGAAGCCTCAGCGGGCGACGTGGTCTGGATAGCCGGTCCGGAGGATATATCCATAGGTGACACCCTGAGCTTTGAGGAGAACTCCCAAGAACCCCTTTCCCCTCTGGAGATAGAGGAACCCACGGTCTCCATGTTCTTTCTGGTGAACAACGGCCCCTTCGCGGGAAAAGAAGGCAGAGCTGTGACGCTTAGGCAAATAAAAGAACGCCTACTTCAGGAGGCCAGGGTAAACGTGGCTTTGAGAGTGGAGGACATAGGAAGGCCTGACGGATTGAAAGTTTCAGGTCGAGGAGAGCTTCACCTTGCGATTCTCATAGAGGAAATGAGAAGAGAGGGCATGGAGCTATGCGTCTCAAGGCCTGAGGTCATCACTAAACGAGACGAAAATGGAAACCTGCTGGAGCCAATGGAGCAACTGATAGTGGACGTCCCAGAGGAATATCAGGGCGTGGTCATAGAAAAAGTTTCAAGGCGGAAAGGAGAGTTTACCAGCGCCCATAATCTGGGTACTGGCCTCATGCGGTTGGAATTTAACATACCTACTAGGGGCCTCATCGGCTACAGGACTGAGTTCTTGACGGATACCAGGGGCTTGGGAATCATGTCCTCTCGGTTCATAGGTTACGACCTCTGGAGAGGCGAAATATCTGGAAGGAACAGAGGTTCCATGGTGAGCATGGATAGCGGCGAAGCCACGAGCTACCAACTAGAGAACCTTCAGCAGAGAGGCGTTCTCTTCATATCACCCATGGACAAGGTCTACGAAGGCATGGTGATAGGAGAACATTCTAGAGGCAATGACCTGCCTTGCAATCCAACCAAGAAAAAACATGTAACCAACCATCGTTCCTCTACCAAGGAAAGCACCGTAGTTTTGGATGTACCCAGGAAACTGACCTTGGACGCCGCACTGGAGTGGATAGCCGAAGACGAATTGGTGGAGGTCACCCCGCTCTCTGTGAGGGTTAGAAAGAGCATATTGAATCATGAAGCAAGGAAGAAGGCAGCAAAGAAAGCAAAGAATCAAGAAAGTGCCGCTTAA
- a CDS encoding diguanylate cyclase with PAS/PAC sensor (PFAM: GGDEF domain; PAS fold~TIGRFAM: PAS domain S-box; diguanylate cyclase (GGDEF) domain~COGs: COG3706 Response regulator containing a CheY-like receiver domain and a GGDEF domain~InterPro IPR000014: IPR000160: IPR000700: IPR013656~KEGG: sat:SYN_02543 PAS sensory box/GGDEF family protein~PFAM: GGDEF domain containing protein; PAS fold-4 domain protein~SMART: GGDEF domain containing protein; PAS domain containing protein~SPTR: Diguanylate cyclase with PAS/PAC sensor;~TIGRFAM: diguanylate cyclase; PAS sensor protein), which produces MEMHFEEDFYREIIDSLNDGLYIVDKDRVIRFWNKAAERITGFAAWEVLGTPCSKDILMHVDEEGNDLCRGMCPLALAMATGKNRDAEVYLHHKKGHRVPVWVRAGALRNSEGEVVGAVELFSDMTSIEANRLRLMELERLAMLDALTGLPNRRYMEHEIKTRIEERKRLKVPFGVLFMDIDHFKSFNDTHGHEVGDEVLKMLSNTLINNSRPFDVFGRWGGEEFLGVIRNVDQTELSKVAERIRVLVEKSFIVHEGKRLRATISIGATLFQDEDTMESVIKRADDLLYESKRSGRNRVTVG; this is translated from the coding sequence ATGGAGATGCATTTTGAAGAAGATTTTTATCGGGAGATAATCGACAGTCTGAACGATGGGTTATATATCGTAGACAAAGATAGGGTAATAAGGTTTTGGAACAAGGCAGCGGAGAGGATAACAGGTTTTGCAGCTTGGGAGGTCTTGGGTACTCCGTGCTCCAAGGATATATTGATGCACGTTGATGAAGAGGGGAACGATCTTTGCAGGGGCATGTGTCCTTTAGCTTTGGCCATGGCGACGGGCAAAAATAGAGACGCTGAGGTTTACCTGCATCACAAAAAGGGCCACAGGGTCCCCGTGTGGGTAAGGGCGGGAGCGCTGAGAAACTCAGAGGGTGAGGTAGTGGGTGCCGTGGAGCTTTTCAGCGACATGACCTCCATAGAGGCGAACAGGTTACGGCTTATGGAGCTTGAGAGATTGGCAATGCTGGATGCCCTGACAGGTTTACCAAACAGGAGGTACATGGAGCATGAGATCAAGACCAGGATCGAGGAAAGGAAGCGCCTAAAAGTGCCTTTCGGCGTCTTGTTCATGGATATTGATCACTTCAAGAGCTTTAACGATACCCATGGACATGAGGTGGGGGACGAGGTCCTGAAGATGTTGTCTAATACCCTTATAAACAACTCCAGGCCCTTCGATGTTTTTGGGCGCTGGGGAGGGGAGGAGTTTCTTGGAGTAATAAGGAACGTGGATCAAACGGAACTCTCAAAGGTGGCCGAGAGGATAAGGGTGCTGGTAGAGAAGTCCTTCATAGTACACGAGGGTAAGAGGTTACGTGCTACCATATCTATAGGGGCTACGTTATTTCAGGACGAAGACACCATGGAGAGCGTCATAAAAAGAGCCGATGATCTCCTCTATGAGAGCAAGAGGTCCGGCAGGAATCGGGTAACAGTAGGGTAA
- a CDS encoding Na+/solute symporter (PFAM: Sodium:solute symporter family~COGs: COG4145 Na+/panthothenate symporter~InterPro IPR001734~KEGG: dds:Ddes_1291 Na+/solute symporter~PFAM: Na+/solute symporter~SPTR: Na+/solute symporter), producing the protein MINLAVWLLYGVILVTLARWSKGKDVLLPGKVGVLVQALAYVATYVSAVALVGFSGLCYRYGLQMLLIAAGNMWLGTWFVYRFLAWPTRLWQRKLKARTPAEMLGTAARSKLFRIYLGSLSSALLIVYASAVFKGAAFMLSGVTGISVTFCLWGIIMIVALSVSWGGLRGVLYTEALQGGIMLIGVLALLFATIRAVGGPMEGLERLAALKATETATNGFTALSSGQGGLFILSLVAVTSIGVWAQPQLVQRHFALKSPKEAKKVIPFAMLSIGIVIGGAYFSGALSRLVLGPDVKSVDSVIPLLVSKLLPEIGGQIFAIAIVSASLSTASALLHIVAGSITNDVLRRQPNDLIWKVLVASCAVLSGIFATKNSQIIAMICTTSWTLLASAILVPYLALLVWGDTLKKSTFWGTSLSGLLPALTWYILAFAPTSQKITNISAPGFWGSVHPFFVGILFSLLGFAFFLTLERASEKTSLLDTEG; encoded by the coding sequence ATGATTAATCTTGCAGTTTGGCTTTTATATGGAGTCATTTTGGTTACGCTAGCGCGATGGTCCAAGGGAAAGGATGTGTTGCTACCCGGTAAGGTGGGAGTTCTAGTACAGGCTTTGGCGTACGTGGCAACCTACGTATCCGCAGTAGCGCTGGTGGGCTTCTCCGGCCTATGTTATCGTTACGGCCTGCAGATGCTTCTCATCGCAGCGGGAAACATGTGGCTGGGCACGTGGTTCGTGTACCGGTTCCTGGCTTGGCCCACTAGGCTTTGGCAACGAAAACTAAAAGCTCGCACCCCTGCAGAGATGCTCGGAACTGCAGCTCGTTCCAAATTGTTCAGAATATACCTTGGGAGCCTTTCCAGCGCCCTTCTTATCGTATACGCATCGGCAGTATTCAAGGGAGCGGCCTTCATGCTATCTGGAGTGACGGGGATTTCGGTTACCTTCTGCCTCTGGGGGATCATAATGATAGTGGCACTTAGCGTATCCTGGGGTGGCTTAAGGGGAGTCTTGTACACCGAGGCCCTTCAGGGAGGCATAATGCTCATAGGCGTCCTGGCGCTTCTTTTTGCCACCATCCGAGCGGTAGGAGGCCCCATGGAAGGGCTAGAACGCCTCGCAGCGCTGAAAGCCACGGAAACCGCAACCAACGGGTTTACCGCTCTAAGTTCCGGTCAGGGAGGTTTGTTCATCCTTTCTTTGGTAGCAGTTACCTCCATTGGAGTTTGGGCACAACCTCAGCTCGTTCAGAGGCACTTCGCTCTTAAGAGCCCCAAAGAGGCAAAAAAAGTAATCCCCTTTGCCATGTTGAGCATTGGGATAGTCATAGGCGGCGCATATTTCTCTGGGGCTCTATCAAGGTTGGTCCTGGGCCCAGACGTAAAGTCCGTGGATTCAGTCATACCCCTTTTGGTCTCAAAGCTTCTACCTGAAATAGGGGGACAGATATTCGCCATAGCGATAGTCTCGGCCTCTCTATCGACAGCCTCGGCCCTGCTTCACATCGTTGCAGGATCGATTACCAACGATGTCCTGCGAAGACAACCCAACGACCTGATATGGAAGGTCCTGGTCGCCTCATGTGCGGTACTCTCAGGCATCTTTGCCACCAAAAACTCCCAAATCATAGCGATGATATGCACTACTAGTTGGACCTTATTGGCCTCCGCCATTCTCGTGCCTTACCTCGCCCTTTTGGTCTGGGGAGACACTTTAAAGAAGTCAACATTCTGGGGCACCTCATTAAGCGGATTGCTCCCTGCTTTGACATGGTACATACTGGCCTTTGCACCTACATCTCAGAAGATCACCAACATCAGTGCACCAGGGTTCTGGGGCAGCGTACACCCCTTTTTCGTGGGGATTCTCTTCTCCCTTTTGGGATTTGCCTTCTTCCTAACCCTGGAGAGGGCTTCGGAAAAAACATCGTTATTGGACACGGAAGGATAA
- a CDS encoding chaperone DnaJ domain protein (PFAM: DnaJ C terminal region; DnaJ domain~COGs: COG0484 DnaJ-class molecular chaperone with C-terminal Zn finger domain~InterPro IPR001623: IPR002939: IPR003095: IPR018253~KEGG: drt:Dret_1856 chaperone DnaJ domain protein~PFAM: chaperone DnaJ domain protein; heat shock protein DnaJ domain protein~SMART: heat shock protein DnaJ domain protein~SPTR: Chaperone DnaJ domain protein): MEYKDYYKILGVDRNATQEEIQKAYRKLAKKYHPDANKDPAATEKFKEINEAYEVLKDPEKRKRYDALGSGWQHGQEFTPPPGWEEIFNFGTRRSSKGAGSFFSDFFEAFFGDSAFFSQSPFETSTRTTIKGQDIEAPLELTLEEVLKGGKKKISINIGGQQKTLEVTIPKGVTEGSRLRLASQGAPSPTGGPPGDLYLRVHIKPDPRFGVNGHDLTMRLDLAPWEAALGSTVTIPTLTGTVQLKVPPGTQSGQVLRLRGKGLPKRTGGNGDLLATVRIVVPKNLTEKERALFEELAKESPFNPRA, translated from the coding sequence GTGGAATATAAGGATTACTACAAGATATTGGGAGTGGATAGAAATGCCACTCAGGAGGAAATACAGAAAGCTTACAGGAAGTTGGCAAAAAAATATCACCCAGATGCCAACAAAGACCCTGCTGCAACCGAAAAGTTCAAGGAGATAAATGAAGCTTATGAGGTACTGAAGGATCCTGAGAAAAGGAAAAGATACGATGCTTTGGGAAGTGGGTGGCAGCATGGCCAGGAATTTACGCCTCCGCCCGGCTGGGAAGAGATATTCAACTTTGGCACTAGAAGGAGTTCCAAGGGAGCAGGTAGCTTCTTCAGCGACTTCTTCGAAGCCTTTTTCGGAGATTCGGCTTTCTTCTCTCAGTCGCCTTTTGAGACTAGCACGAGGACTACCATTAAAGGCCAGGATATAGAAGCTCCGTTGGAGCTGACATTGGAAGAGGTCTTAAAGGGTGGCAAGAAGAAGATCTCTATAAACATAGGTGGGCAGCAAAAGACTTTGGAGGTAACCATACCTAAGGGGGTTACGGAGGGCTCCAGGCTCCGTTTGGCATCTCAAGGGGCACCTTCACCTACTGGCGGCCCACCCGGGGATTTGTACTTGAGGGTTCACATCAAGCCTGACCCAAGGTTTGGGGTTAATGGCCACGATTTGACCATGAGGCTTGATCTGGCGCCTTGGGAGGCAGCCTTGGGAAGCACAGTGACCATCCCTACATTGACAGGGACTGTACAGCTCAAAGTCCCTCCTGGGACACAAAGCGGTCAGGTATTGAGGCTGAGAGGAAAAGGTTTGCCAAAGAGGACGGGAGGCAATGGGGACCTTTTAGCGACAGTGAGGATAGTGGTTCCCAAAAATCTAACGGAAAAGGAAAGAGCCCTATTCGAGGAGCTTGCTAAGGAATCGCCCTTCAATCCCAGGGCGTAG
- a CDS encoding ATP-dependent chaperone ClpB (PFAM: AAA domain (Cdc48 subfamily); C-terminal, D2-small domain, of ClpB protein; Clp amino terminal domain; ATPase family associated with various cellular activities (AAA)~TIGRFAM: ATP-dependent chaperone ClpB~COGs: COG0542 ATPase with chaperone activity ATP-binding subunit~InterProIPR017730: IPR004176: IPR003959: IPR013093: IPR 019489: IPR001270: IPR018368: IPR003593~KEGG: aco:Amico_0172 ATP-dependent chaperone ClpB~PFAM: ATPase AAA-2 domain protein; AAA ATPase central domain protein; Clp domain protein; Clp ATPase-like~SMART: AAA ATPase~SPTR: ATP-dependent chaperone ClpB;~TIGRFAM: ATP-dependent chaperone ClpB), producing MDMNKLTQKSQEALADAQKEAIQRGHREVDNEHLLLALLKQENGLIPRLMRKMDVPLDAMINAVEKELARRPSIAGASLEAGKIYISGRLGAVLVAAEEKAKKLKDEYVSVEHLFSALMEEPDPSSPTRKILADFGVDEDRFFKTLQEVRGNQRVQSADPESTYEALEKYGRDLVALARAGKLDPVIGRDEEVRRVIRILSRRTKNNPVLIGEPGVGKTAIVEGLAQRIVRGDVPEGLRDRSIVALDMGALVAGAKYRGEFEERLKAVLNEVKRSEGRIILFIDEIHTIVGAGRAEGSMDAGNMLKPMLARGELHCIGATTLDEYRKYIEKDAALERRFQPVYVDQPSVEDTISILRGLKERFEVHHGVRIQDNALVAAAVLSHRYITDRFLPDKAIDLVDEACAMVRTEIDSMPTELDTVMRRIMQLEIEEAALKKETDKASQQRLENLRKELQEAREKADALRAQYEVEKKLISEVQSLREEIEKVKHEIEKAEREYDLNKAAELKHGKLPELEMKLQEAQKRLEDSGQRLLREEVTEEEIAKVVSMWTGIPVSRLMEGEREKLLRLEEVLHQRVVGQDEAVKLVADAVLRARSGIKDPRRPIGSFIFLGPTGVGKTELAKTLAEALFDSEDNLIRIDMSEYMEKHAVSRLIGAPPGYVGYEEGGQLTERVRRKPYSVILFDEIEKAHQDVFNILLQVLDDGRLTDSHGRTVDFRNTIIIMTSNIGATALMEGITESGEITEEARNEVTRQLRLHFRPEFLNRVDDVVLFKPLRQEELVKIVDLLTADLKERLQERSVTLELTQEAKTFIAREGSDPVYGARPLKRFIAHELETKIARMILKGELCEGSKLTVDSDGEKLTFSVSVSA from the coding sequence ATGGATATGAATAAATTAACTCAGAAATCACAGGAAGCGCTGGCGGATGCCCAAAAAGAAGCAATCCAAAGAGGCCATAGAGAGGTAGATAACGAGCACCTGCTGCTCGCGTTGCTGAAGCAGGAAAACGGTCTTATACCGAGACTGATGAGGAAGATGGACGTTCCATTGGATGCGATGATAAATGCCGTGGAAAAAGAGTTGGCGAGGCGACCAAGCATTGCAGGAGCGTCCTTGGAGGCCGGTAAAATTTATATTTCCGGCAGGTTGGGGGCTGTTTTGGTCGCAGCTGAAGAAAAAGCCAAGAAATTGAAGGACGAATATGTTTCGGTGGAGCACCTTTTCAGTGCCCTTATGGAGGAGCCGGATCCCAGCTCACCAACCAGAAAGATATTAGCTGATTTTGGGGTCGACGAGGATAGATTCTTCAAAACTCTCCAGGAGGTCAGGGGGAACCAGAGGGTTCAAAGCGCCGATCCAGAGAGTACCTATGAAGCACTTGAAAAGTACGGCAGGGACCTTGTGGCTCTTGCGAGGGCAGGGAAACTGGATCCTGTCATAGGAAGAGACGAGGAAGTAAGGCGAGTCATAAGAATCTTGAGCAGGAGAACCAAGAACAATCCGGTTCTTATAGGTGAACCTGGCGTAGGTAAGACTGCCATAGTCGAAGGTTTGGCGCAGCGGATCGTAAGAGGTGATGTGCCTGAAGGGCTCAGGGATAGGAGCATTGTGGCCCTTGACATGGGTGCCCTAGTGGCTGGTGCCAAGTACAGAGGAGAATTCGAGGAGAGACTCAAGGCTGTATTGAACGAGGTTAAAAGGAGCGAAGGTCGCATAATACTATTCATAGATGAGATCCACACTATTGTGGGTGCAGGCAGGGCAGAAGGTTCTATGGACGCGGGCAACATGTTGAAACCCATGCTTGCCAGAGGAGAGCTTCACTGTATAGGTGCTACTACTCTTGACGAGTACAGGAAATACATAGAAAAGGATGCTGCCCTGGAACGGAGGTTCCAGCCAGTGTACGTAGACCAGCCCTCAGTGGAAGATACCATATCCATCCTCAGGGGGCTTAAGGAACGTTTTGAAGTGCACCATGGCGTGCGGATACAGGATAACGCTCTTGTGGCGGCAGCGGTCCTATCTCATAGGTACATAACCGATAGGTTCCTGCCCGACAAAGCCATAGACCTTGTGGATGAAGCTTGCGCCATGGTAAGGACCGAGATCGACTCCATGCCTACGGAGCTGGACACTGTAATGAGGAGGATAATGCAGCTTGAGATAGAAGAAGCTGCCTTGAAAAAGGAGACGGATAAGGCAAGTCAGCAGAGACTTGAAAACCTGAGGAAGGAACTTCAGGAAGCAAGAGAGAAAGCAGATGCCCTGAGGGCCCAGTACGAAGTGGAGAAAAAACTGATCTCTGAGGTCCAGAGTTTGCGAGAAGAGATAGAAAAGGTAAAACATGAGATAGAGAAAGCAGAAAGAGAATATGACCTCAACAAGGCAGCCGAGCTCAAGCACGGTAAGCTTCCTGAACTTGAGATGAAACTGCAGGAGGCGCAAAAACGCCTGGAGGACTCGGGACAGAGGCTCTTGAGGGAGGAAGTAACCGAGGAAGAGATAGCCAAGGTGGTCTCCATGTGGACTGGTATTCCTGTTAGCCGTCTCATGGAGGGAGAACGAGAAAAGTTGCTTAGACTTGAAGAAGTGTTGCACCAGAGGGTTGTTGGTCAGGATGAAGCGGTAAAACTTGTGGCTGACGCGGTGCTCAGAGCCAGGTCTGGAATAAAGGATCCCAGAAGGCCTATAGGTTCCTTCATATTCTTGGGTCCTACTGGGGTTGGTAAGACGGAACTTGCCAAGACATTGGCGGAGGCCTTGTTCGACAGTGAGGATAACTTGATAAGGATAGATATGTCCGAATACATGGAGAAACATGCAGTCTCCCGATTGATAGGAGCTCCGCCTGGCTACGTGGGGTATGAAGAAGGTGGCCAGCTGACGGAAAGGGTCAGAAGGAAGCCCTACTCGGTCATCTTATTCGACGAGATAGAAAAGGCGCATCAGGATGTGTTCAACATCCTTCTTCAGGTACTGGACGATGGACGCCTCACTGACAGCCACGGAAGGACTGTGGATTTTAGAAACACCATAATAATCATGACCAGCAACATCGGAGCAACTGCCCTGATGGAGGGTATTACAGAAAGTGGAGAGATCACCGAGGAAGCTCGAAATGAAGTGACAAGGCAGCTAAGACTTCACTTCAGGCCAGAGTTCCTCAACAGGGTGGACGATGTGGTGCTGTTCAAGCCATTGAGACAAGAGGAATTGGTGAAGATAGTGGATCTGTTGACTGCAGATTTGAAGGAGAGGTTACAGGAGCGCTCCGTCACCCTTGAACTGACACAAGAAGCCAAAACCTTCATAGCGAGGGAAGGCAGCGATCCGGTGTATGGTGCGAGGCCTTTGAAGCGCTTCATTGCTCACGAGCTTGAGACCAAGATAGCGAGGATGATCCTTAAAGGAGAACTTTGCGAAGGCTCCAAGCTTACCGTTGATTCGGATGGAGAAAAACTGACCTTCTCCGTTTCCGTGTCTGCATAA